The Micropterus dolomieu isolate WLL.071019.BEF.003 ecotype Adirondacks unplaced genomic scaffold, ASM2129224v1 contig_12763, whole genome shotgun sequence nucleotide sequence atataaaagtatgttCAGGTCAATGTGAACTCTTAAACACTACCTTACTTCACTTTATAAGTCTTTAGGCTTGTCTGTTATAGCAATTCTGTATACTACAGTGATTGATATACCCGAACACATCTTCTGTCACCTTCATAGCACAGAATTAAACAGGCATAATCAAAAGCACATTTATAattacatattttgcagcatCCAAAATACTTTGTCAGCCTTAAATATGTGTCCTCTCACATTGATGCTAAAGGGCTTGTATTTCTTCATTCACACATTCTTCAGActtcagattttattttcacaagTAAAACTGATTCATGTACAATCTGACATTAAGATTTAAGGCAAAAGAACAACTCTTTGTCACATGTCGGAACCTGGTTGGATGTAGTATCTTGCAAATTagtcaaaacatattttactaCATCAGTTAATATGCAAGGGCTTAACAAACAGCTGCATAACTAAATGTGAACAGTGCAAAAATGATAAAGTTTGTGGAATAGATCTGCTTCTGTGTACCAGTCCTGAAGGAGAAGCCACTTTAATGAAAACCTCAGAGCCCCAGGGCGTCTTTCTGCACGTTGCAACCCAGCAGAGCATTTCCAGCTTCCACACACTCTGTCACACATGgtgctggaaaaaaataaaaaataaacacaaaacaagtcaTCAGCAGAGGAGACTGAATGTGGGCAAACAGCTGATTTTTCCTGGcacacactgttaaaaacagctGATTGGCTcttattgttttggttattACCATTCTTAGCACGGAGCCATGACACAGCCTTCACAGCCAGAAGCTCCCACTCTTCCTGAGCATCCATCTTGAAACCATGAAGCCAGATCAGAGCCAGAATGGTGGCCCACACTCTTTGCTTCACCTAATTCACCAAGAGAAAAAATATGGAACAGGCACAACAGGAGATCGAAGAACAAAGAAGAGACAGCGTAAAGGGAAAATGCTGCTGGATGGTTTTGAACAATGTTACCTTCTAATGTTACTTTTGAGTTcctttcactgctatttaatgggTGAATTAttctgatggtaagatgtgcctgcataggtgggttctagtgatgtgcaggCAGACCTCTGCCtcaggatctcaaggtacgtgctggtgtatgtgggactaaaaggtcagaaaggGCGAgagaccattaagagctttaaaaatgatcaataaaattttaaagtcatttcTAAAACATACTAGGAGCCAGGTATACATTGGTTCTCAGAGGGTGCTTAGGGGCTTGAGTATCAccagtatttttgttttcatgcacTGACATATCTTTTGTCTTCCGaatcttcattttcatttcttttggtttgtttaatgttgtgttgGTTTGGTTCCATATGTTTTATTACTTCTTCTCTATTGTTTCTATATAAACCATGTCATGAAAACTATCTTATAATTAAcccctttattattattatttttgaccATAACCCACCGATGCAGGTTTAGCGTTCTCCACCTCCTTGCTGGTCTTTCCCAGTGCAGCAGCCAGAGCTGGATCCAGCACCCAGCTGCCAGACGCCTTCTGGAAGGAGACCAACTGCAGCAAAGGGTCTCTGGGCGGCTGTTTGGGCGAGTAGGCTTCTGAGAAgtaaattaaagaaaatgcaAAGATAAAATAATCTTTTCCCCATTTTTGCCTATTTGATATTGTGTTGATATACTGTAGTTAAACatatttgaacatgttttgCGGTTGTTTTATAGTgctaaaataaactgtaataaaTTGTGTCTGACTGACTAAGAAATTAAATAAGTCACAAAGTCTTGACTTTGCTAATTATGTATAGAATCAATAAAGAACCagtttcaattaaattttatttatatagcgccaaatcacaacaacagttatctcaaagcgcttttcataaaagagcaggtctagaccatactctatgatgttatttacagaagcccaacaattgtGATGTGGGCaaaacaagagtctacagccatgttagcagctctgtgagttTGTgcttaggcacagtggtgctttgagctaaatgcaaacatgctcacaatgataatgttaacatgctgatgtttaattTGTAGCATTAGGCTGAGGCAGATGGGCTgatgtcatttgttttacaggtatttggtcataaatcaaagtattagacaaaacaaacatttgaccTGAAGAAGGTGCAATTTAAAAGTCCTGTATGCTGACAGAAGAGTCCTCCTGAGTGGCGGCCGCCAGAAACACATCCCAGTCTGTTTGAGCAAAACAGTCCTGCAGGGTGCTCTCAGTtattaatgatgataataagactagtaataataattgtcaCAGCAGGTGTTGAGAAGCAACGTGGGGCCAGCAGGCagcctgcaaccacagatccagactccacagcttcTGTTCTTCTGCTGACCCAGAGCAGATGTGATAAGGCCTGCAGCCCATCACGGACTGCAAGACTACAATCAACACCATCAGCACTACAAACAACCTGCCGGATGACCTCAACATATTCTACACCCGCTTCGAGACCTCCAACAGCACAGAGaggaggcacacacacaccgaaCTACTCAacccctctccccctcccccccactAACAGTCTCACCTGGCCAGGTAC carries:
- the LOC123966135 gene encoding von Willebrand factor A domain-containing protein 5A-like (The sequence of the model RefSeq protein was modified relative to this genomic sequence to represent the inferred CDS: added 11 bases not found in genome assembly) codes for the protein MKPISPKQPPRDPLLQLVSFQKASGSWVLDPALAAALGKTSKEVENAKPASVKQRVWATILALIWLHGFKMDAQEEWELLAVKAVSWLRAKNAPCVTECVEAGNALLGCNVQKDALGL